In the genome of Paenibacillus sp. GP183, the window GTCACCATAAATTCTTCCTCGTCGAAAGGCTTCAGCAAATAATCTTTCACGCCGATCCGGATGGCCCGGCGCGCGTATTCGAACTCGTTATGGCCGGTCACCAGTACGATCGAAATATCGGGATAACACAGCTTCAATTGCTCGGACAAGGCAAGCCCGTCCATATAGGGCATATTGATATCTACCAGCGCTATATCCGGCCGATGCGCCTTCGCCTGCTCCAGCGCCTCGATACCGTGGCGGGCTTCGCACACGACCGACATATCGAGCGCCTTCCAGTTGAACTTCTTTTGAATATATTCCCGAAACAACGGCTCATCATCCACAACCATCACGCTATACAACGCGATTCCTCCTTCGTTCAACCCGGCAGCCTTATTCTGACTTCGGTGCCTTCATGCTCCCTGCTGCTGATCGTAACCCCATATTCGTTCCCGAAATAAAGCCGGATTCGTTCATGCACGCTGAATATGCCGAAGGACACAGGCTTGTCGTCGCTTGACCACCGGCTCCAGATTTCCCGCAGCTTGCTCTCCGGCATGCCGACACCGTCATCGCTGACGACGATCGTCACCGCCTGTTGGTCCCGGAAGCCCCCGATATCAATATGACCCAGGCTTCCTTTCGTCTTCAACCCGTGATAGATGGCATTCTCCACCAGCGGCTGGATCGACAATTTCGGAATGACCGACCTCATCACATCCTGTGGCACATCGATATCGAAATCGAATACGTCGGAATAGCGGGCGCGCTGGATCGACAAATAATCTTTGGCATTTTTGATTTCCTCGCCAACGGTTATCATCTCGCTGCCCTTGCTTAGCGCGACGCGATAAAAATCCGCCAGCGCCTTGGCCGTGTCCCGGGCCTCTCCGCTTCGGTCGAGATCGTTCAGCAAATAAATCAAATCGAGCGTGTTGTACAAAAAATGCGGCTTGATCTGGGCGTGAATGAGCGCCAGCTCGTATTCCTTTTTTCTTTTCTGCTCCGCTTCCACCCGCTGGAGCAACTCCTTCATTCGAGCAATCATAGAGTTGAACACGGACGCCAGCATGCCAATTTCGTCGGCCGTTTGGATATGCGCCAATACATTCAACTCGACTTCCTTCACCTGGCGCATCGCCTTTGCCAGCTTCTGCAGCGGGCTGACGATGACCCTCGACAGGATGCTTGCGCCGAGCAGGGCGAAGACAAGGCAGATCGATCCAATAATGACTGTCATTCGGATGTTTTTGCGGATATCCGCTGTAATCGCCTGCTCAGGAACGATATTGACGAGCTTCCAGCCCATTTTGGCGTAACCGACGCTTGTAACCAGATTGGTGCCAGTCTGCGTATGCGCGATTTCCGAGAAGGAATCCCTCGATAAGATAAGCTTTCGCAAAGCTTCGTCCTGCAGCGGCTTCATCAGCTCCGATTTGTAGGAAGACGAGATGACCGTACCTTGGCTGTCGATAATGCGGTAATGCTCCTTCGGGTAAGACACCATTTTGGCGTAAACGGATGAAAGCTCGCTTTCTTTAATATTAACAATCAGGATTCCGTACGGGAGGCAGTACTTCAGATCGATGATCTGCTTACCGATCGACAGCACCGGAACGTCGGGATCGGTCACCAAAAAATCGCGATGTTGCATGGGAAACCAGTTATTGACGCCGTAGCCCGGCAACTCGCCGATATGGATCAGCAATTCGCTGCCGAATATTTTCACGTCATTATCTTTTTCCGGAAAATAGGACGTATACAGCTTCCCCCGCGAATCGATAAACGCGACCGAATCGACGTCCGGAAAATTAAACAGCTCGAGATCGAACATGGTCTGAATTCGCATGCGCCGCTGATTTTCTTCAATGGGATTGTCCGACGGGGCATAATTTTGGTAAATATGGTCGAAATTCTCCATTATAATATTTGCACTGCTCTCTGAGTTGCGAATCATCGAATCGATGCGGGTCAAAATCAAGGCCGACTCGTCCAGCACATTCTGCTTCGTTTTACCGATCAGTGAGCTGGTGAACATATGGCTTGTAAAATACCCCAGTGTAAATAGCGGGATGATGATCAGCGGGAAAAAGACGACAATAATTTTGTTGCGGATAAGCAGTCTCCGAAATGGCACTGCCAGCAGCGATCTTATCTTCATCCGACCCATCCTCTATTTGCCATGGCGCTTGAACCCCCTTCGTGCAGCCCGAAAATAAAGCGCTTCCATGCTATTGATAACAACAATATACCACATCTTTGAAAAGTGATACATTTTTCCTTTTTTTGTATAAGTAGAAGTTTAAGGGAGGTTGGGTGCTTAAAGAATAAGTTTGTTATGGGGCCCAAGCAGCTTGATAAAAAATGGTTTATTACTGATTCTTCCAAGGTTTATTTTGAGGTCGAAACATCTCAGGAATCTGTTATCAGCCAATTTCATGCGATTAGCGGCTTTTGGAATTTTAATTTATTGCATCCCGAAAAAATGTCCGCAAAGGCTCAAATCAATGTCTTGTCCGAAGAATCTGGGAATTCAGGTGAAGCCCTTTACGAAGACGGTTTATTGAAATTGAAGGGCGTTACTACAGTGAAATTTTCCGATTTTGGATTGACTAATCCACATTTGATAACATTACAAACCCAGGAAGAGATCAAAATTATTTTACAGCTGGAGTTAAGCGATATGGAACCTGTTCCGAACCCCGCACCTTCTTGATGCGAAGACCAAATTAACTTATTTGATTTCGTTGCAAAAGGGAGATACCTGAACCAGCCACATCTTTTAATCTTTCAGAGCAAAATCTACTGCATATTCAGCATGGATTTTCGTTGTATCGAATACAGGAACCATACAATCCAGTTGAGAAATTAATAAGGTGATTTCTGTACAGCCAAGGATTACGGCTTCTACCCCATCTTGGATAAGACTATTAATTATCTCTAAGTAGGATTGTTTAGAATTTTCTTTAATAATTCCGAGACAAAGTTCCTGATAGATGATATCATGTACAATCTTCCTTGCTGCTTCATTTGGAACGATAACTTCAAGTCCAAATTTTTCAATAAGTCTGCCTTTGTAAAAATCTTGTTCCATAGTAAACGCGGTACCAAGTAAAGCGACTTTTTTAATTCTACACTTAACAATTTCATTTGCCGTTGCATCAGCTATATGTAATAACGGTATTGATATTGATTCTTCTACTTCTTTTGCCATCTTGTGCATCGTATTCGTGCATATGATAATGAAATCTGAACCACCAGATTCGAGTTTTTGTGCTGAATCAATCATGATTTTTGTGGCTTCATCCCATTTCCCTTCATGTTGAAGAGTCTTGATATCATGAAAATCCACCGAATACATGAGACTTTTTGCGGAATGGTACCCGCCTAATTTTTCCTTTACACGCTGATTGATGATTTGGTAATAAAGCAAGGATGACTCCCAACTCATTCCACCTATTAGCCCAATCGTTTTCATAGATAAACACCTCAAAAATAACTATTTACTACATAATAACAGAAACAGGGCTTGTGCCACGAAAATCGGTTTCTACTGTGTAAACCCCATACTTTAGTAAACCCTTAATTCTTTTTCCATAGAGATGCCCACAAAAATGATTTACCGAATAGCTGTCCTTCTGGATATTCAGTCATATATCTTATATCCATTAATTCAAATCTGTCGGACATGATCTCAATTAACTTTTCTCGACTATACGCGAATCCCCCAAGTATCCGCCGATTCTTATACACCTCATAATCGGATACTTCACTTGCTCCACCGATATCTTCAAAGCCTGTTGCGAAACAAATTAAACCGAAGCAGGAGCCTCGCTTTAAAGCCTCGTATACTAAGTCTAGATATTGAATTCTGCAGTGTGGTAACAAATGATGCAGCAATCCAGAATCATAAACAAAATCATATGTGTTATTTTCAATATCGAAATCAAGCACATTTTTACATTGAAAGTTTATTTTAATATTATGTTTCTCCGCATTTTTTAGAGCGTACTTAATAGCTGTGTCAGAGATATCTACAGCATCTACGTGAAACCCCTGTTGTGCCAAAAATATGGCATTACGTCCTTCCCCACAACCGAACTCTAATACTTTCTTAGCACTGATCATATTTTTATGAACATATTGAACCAAATTTTCATCAGGATATTCAGTTAAAAAGGACATATACTCGGGCCTGTCTTGATAAATAGAATTCCAATACTCAGTTGGGTTGCTGAACAGACTATCCAGCATTACATAAATATCATCGATACTTTTAATGGGCTCGCTGTTCATCATACTGCTCCTTAGATTAATCATTATTAAATTGTTCTAATGAGTGGAGGTGTTATTCAACCCCCATTTTATCCCTTACGCGGTTTGAATTGATTGATAGTGTTGAAATTAGCTTTTTTTCGTTAGTCCTCTTTCCTTTAACGTTAAAACTGCCAATTAACGCAGTTAGGCTACCAGATCTATGACGCGGCAGCCTACTATTATAATCGGTGAAGGATCCGAATGCTTGTTGGTTTATTTATGACGAGATTGGGGATGCAAGACAAGGTTCTCAAGCAATTGTGGGGTAATGATGATGCCAAGCTGCTTTAGAGCCATTAAAACCGCACCAGCTACTGGTGAGAAGGCGGGAGAAACGATGCGGTACCTTTTATTGTTACCCTCCTTCATTCGGGAGGCCAGTTGCTGTTGAAAATATTCGCTGTTGACCACACTTCCTATCAATGCTACCTTGACTTCCGGTTCTGAGAAATAAGAAGCAAGAATCTCCACACCCACCATAATCTGATGTAAAGCACGATTACAGACAGTTTGTGCCAATGTACTACGCTGCAGGGCGGATTCGGTAATGGTCGGGGCCAATTCAGCAAACTTTCGATTGCGCTCTCTTTGATCGGTGATGAAGCCTTTCAACGCAAGTTGTGACAGTTCTTCTACCGAGGATACCCCCCAGAATTGTAACATGGACTGGACCAATAGTTGGTCGTTTTCCTGTACATTGCCGGCAAGTAACTCATAAATTGCATCATAAGCCAAGAATCGGGCTGCGCTGGCAGCATATTGATGTAGATCATAGTTCCTGATCTGCTTCCCGTCCTCTGTTACGGCAAAAATGATAGAACCTGTACCTGAAATAACGATTACCCCGGGTTCCGAAAGCAGGGCACCGCTATGCGCAACCACTGCGTCATTGACATGCTGCTTTACACAAATAAGTCCTGGAAGGTCAGTGAGAGGTTCTACCCAATTCAAGTCGGCTTTGGTATCGAAACCTGCAATCCCCGCATAAAGAGTCGCCACGTCACTTACATTTTTCTCCGACTCATGCAGAGCCTGTTCAAGTGCCTGACACACATTTTCTCTCGCTTGCAAATCCTTATGTATTGAGGATGCACCTCTTTCAATGTAAGAAAGGATCCTCCCTTCAGTATCTGCTACCATGACTCGGGTATGGGTTCCCCCACCGTCAATTCCGACCACGACTCGATTTTTATAGTTCTCCATTTCTCAATACTTATCTCCTCTCAGCAGCAAAATGCAATAAGCGGTAATTGATCTTTTCGAACCCCATTCCCTCCTCTTATTGTATAACTTTACCAACCAATCGCATATCCCACTTTGAAGATTACTGCCCTTTCGTCTTTGTGTTGTTGCACTATCGTTCTCCGTTAGTTCAATCATGCTTGAGTTTTTAGACGATATCCCTCTTCTAGGATTTGTTTCAAACCTTCAGTTCTTTTTTTGATAAATGTGTTCCAAAATAGCTTACCTTTTTCAGCCAATTCTTCGTGTGAATAACTTCCTTCTTCAAACTTCCCCCAACAACCATCCTGAGTTAGTTTATCCCATCCTAAGTAATCTGCATAAAGACGGTTTTCTGAAGGTATGTCTGAACCCATTGAATTAGTTTTAACAAGTTCAGGACAAAGCCACATGGCTGTACAAACGGACAATAACCCACCGTGCATTTCGTTTAAGCCTTGTAAGCCTGCCGTTTCAACTGCTTCTTCCCATGCAATATAATTGTTATGATTTGCGGAGATTAAGATAATCTGCGGGTACTTGTAATTAATATTCTTAACGAAAGCTCCCTCCCAATATGAGCCACCATGTCCAGTGCAGACCAAAAACTTCTTAAAACCTTGTCTTCCCAGGTTAATAATAACTTCTTCCAACATGGCTGTTAATATATTGGGGCTTATTGTAACTGTCCCCTTGAAATTAGCATGTTCTTCAGAGGTATTAAACGGAATTGTAGGTAATACGTAAGCATTTAATTCTCTTCCAAAAGCATCAGCGTATAGCTCTGCGATAAGCGTATCTAAATGCATTGGTAAGTACGGTCCAAACTGTTCCGTTGCTCCTACTGATAGAACAACTGTATCAATCCCACTATTTAAAATTTCCGTTGTCGTGTTTTTAAAGCTAAGCATAATTACACTCCCTAAATACGTACAATTTTTCATTTCGCAACAAATTATACCATTCCCAAGCGTTGAAAAACTGCTATCTAAGTGAAAGTTGTAATGTTTATTGAACTCTACTGCCCGTTAGTGCAACGAGGCTGCCGATCCATATCGGCAGCCTCGTTCTGTTTGATTATTGAGCTATTGTTTCCGTTAGTGAAGTCACCATGCTTCTTTCTCTTCTCTCCACATTTAACGAATAAAATGGTCTAATGCTTTGTTTAGATCATCCAAAATTTTAGTTCGATCCTCACCAGGACCAGCATCCATCACGCAACTTTCCAAATGATCCTTTAATAAAAGCTTTGCTGCATTATCCAATGCTTTACGAACAGCCGCAATTTGAAGCAAAACATCTGCACAATCCCGACCCTCTGCTGTCATCTCCTTAACAGCACGAAGATGTCCTTCAATTCGTGATAACCGGTTTACAATTTGTTTGCGGTGTCTATGCTCATGTTCGTGTACGTGCGTATTATCGTCAGCCATGTGAATGTCCTTTCTCTTCTTCATGTGGATGCTGGTGACCATGATGAGCATGTGCGTGCGCAGATGGAAAGGCTTGTTGAAACGATATAGGAATAATCGTTCCGTTGCGGCGCAGTTCAGCGTCGAATTCGTCAGGGTGATGCTCGGTGAACAGTACGTAAGAACCTGCCTTGTTGATACGCACTACGAAAGTGGCAGCACCATCGAGAAGCAACTGGATCAGATCACGACCAGGTTGAAATGTACCTCCAATTGACAAGGGCTGCATTTCTCTCTTAAATACTTCGATAACATCAATCTTTGCGGACTTGAAAGCGTCTTTTTTGGGCGCGGCTAAGGGCAATAATGATATGAGCATTGCAGGATCCGGGCCTGCATTCAGAGTAAATTCATAGTCACCGACTGACAACTCATAAACACCTGCCCACTTGAACGGGTATGTTGGTGTTGATAAATCAACGTGCTTTCCGGTGTGGTCATGACTATGTCCACCGTGATGTTTCTCGTGTCCATGTTCATGCGAATGTTGGGCAGCGTGTGAATGCTCATGAAAAGAGTAACCTTGTTCTTCAACCGGATCCACATGAACCTGTACCTTCGATAAATGTTCAACATCATGCTGCAAACGATGGATGACATTTTTAACTACTTCATGACCTTCTTTTACAGATATTTTCGAATACGTCGTAATTGTAATTTCAGCCAATATTTCATGACCAAACCAGCGCGCTTTGACGTCATTTACTTTTTGAACGCCTTCAATCTGATAAGCGGATTTTGTAATCGTATCGATGATTTCAGGTTCGATTCCGTCCAATAAGCGAGTAAACACCGCCTTTGCTGAGTCTTTTACTATAAAGACTATCATGATTGTAATAACCAACCCAACAAGCGGATCGATAATCGGAAAGCCCAGCCACGTTCCAGCCACACCAACTAATACAGCAAGCGATGTAATTCCATCCACTCTCGCATGATGACCGTCAGCAATAAGAGCGGCACTGCCCATCTTTTTGCCCATGCGGATGCGATATACTGCGACAATTTCATTTCCGACAAAGCCTACAATCGCGGCGATTGCTGTTGCACCCAAATGCGTAATTGTCGAACCATGTATTATCCGCATTACAGATTCATAACCGGCAATAAGCGCGCTAAACGTAATGACGATAACAATGATAAGTCCTGCAATATCTTCTGTCCGGTTAAGACCATACGTAAAGCGTTTTGTCGGAAGTTTACGGCTTAACATAAAGGCAAACCATAAGGGAATGGATGTTAATGCGTCCCCAAAGTTATGAATGGTATCAGCAAGGAGTGCCACGCTGCCTGATATAGCTACAATAATAGCTTGAAAAATGGCTGTTATCAATAGACCCACAAGCGAAATCAATAAGACTTTTGTGGCTTCCTTGCTTTTGATAATGCTTGGATCGACTTTGTCATGCGTATGAGAATTTCCATCGGGACCATGATGATGTCCGAAACCCATAATATCACCTCTTTTGATTTTGACTCCATTATATCCCCCATGGGGGGATATTGTAAATGGGTAAAATAAAAAAACGTTCACTCATTCATTTGAGGAACGCTTCAGAAAAAGAAAATGGATTTTAGAGCATAGTTTTGCTGACATAGCCACAAAGATACTTCTATCAACGGTCTCATTCCCGAAATTTTGCAGCTAACTCTTCATTCTCCTTACGGTCTTTATAACGTTCTTTATACTTTTTGGAAATATAAAATACGGCTACAACTACACACAATATGGCTACACCTATAAGAAATTTGATCATAGGTATTCATCACCTTTTGATAAATTTTTGTTACCCTACTTCACCAGCGAAGGTACTACAAATCGCGATGTAACGATTTGTGCTGCCAATCGCATCGGATCTCGATTTGGGATATTCAGACTTGATAATAGATTCAATTGAAAAGACGATATTCAGACAATTCGCAACACTTTGATACCATACTTGTTCCTACTCCAAACCGCTTATGTTTTAACTGTCTATCAATTCCTAGCAATAATCCGAGTATTAAAGCAACCGATACTTTGATATAAAATTCATATGCCAAATCGAATACCTACGTTATATGATACTCAATCCTGGAGTGCATATACGGACGGAAGGTACTAAGTTCAGACTTATTTTGTTGACGTTGCAAATGGTAGATTTCATACATTCCAGCACAGCTAAACCTTCTGGCCACTTCCATTTTAACAAGATGACTTTTCATTAAGCGCTGAACACCTTCGTATTATCGAGTTTAATTTCTGCCACTCTGCCAGCTGTTTGATGAGTTGAGTGCATCCAGCATCAGTAATATGGTAATATTTTCTTCTACCTGAACCCTTTACTTTTGTCCAGTAAGAAACCACGAGCCCTTTAAGTTCATTTCGTTTTAAAGCTGTATATAGAGTCCCTTCGGACATGTAATAAGTATCGGCGCTTTTCTTCTTCAACGATTCCATGATTTCAAATCCGTATTTGTCTTGAGTGATAATTTCAGATAGCAACAAGATATCTATACTCCCTTTCATCAACTCTCTGTCCATACGATATACCTCATGGGAAATAGGTATCATCTGACCCTCTAAGATCAGCAGTGATTAATTTAAGAAATGGAATTGACTTGCAATGAAAAAATAAAGAAGCATCCCCAGCATGTTACTGATCGTCATAATTAAGGGTCCTATAGCAACGGCTGGATTCCGATTCCATCTATGAAGCAAGTAAAGAGAAAGGATTCCTAGGCCTTTAGAGAGCATTAATGTACCCAAGAGGGTGATGGAAACCCACAGGGATAAGTTCAGGTTTCGATAAAATATAAAAATGAGTGCAAATAAAACAATTGAACTTTCCAAACCGATCAGCCAACCTGTAAACCATTCTCGCTTCAGCATGCGGCTTAGGTTATGCCCATCAAGCTCCTTTACCGTTAGGGTTCGAACGACTTGAAATAAAGGCCGCAGCACACCGATATTTCTTGATGCATTGGTGATCAATACCACGAAAAGAGCAAGAATCACAAGGATAGTCGGTTCAGGCTTGAGTAAAATTTCAATCCGTTGACCAGCAAGAAAACCAATGAAGATCATGGCTATAATCCATGGGCTTCTTTTTTTCATTGTTGCTAGCAAGGAAGTGTTCGTCCCGCCATCCTTTGTCTCTGTTCCTTCAATGTCAGGGGCATCATCTTTTGGGTCCTCCAGGATATGTGTAATATCATCGAACGTAACAATGCCGACTAACTCTCCATGTTTAATGACCACCGGAATGGCTAATAAGTTATAGTCTGCAATCATTCCGGCGACTTTCTCTTGACTTGTTGAAGTTGTTACAGAAATAACCTGCGATTTCATCAGTTCGTTTATATTCCGGCTTCGAGATGCAGTGATCAGATCGCGCAAGGAAACGACGCCGAGCAATTTCCGGGTATCATCCACCACATACAAATAATAGATGGTCTCAGCTTCTTTTCCTTCCTTCATCCGCAAGCGTTCCAGCACATGGGAAACGGAATCTGTCGGTGAAACCGAAACATACTCCGTCGTCATGATCGCCCCTGCCGTCTCCTTGTTATAGGACAATAGTTGCTTGATGTTTGTAACGTCTTCAAGACTCATTTGATGAAATAAAGCTGTGGCAGCGCTATTGGGAAGTTCCTCAAAAAAATCCGCCGCATCGTCTGCTGATAATTCGTTCAATAAGGAAACCCGGTAATGCCTGTCAAGCTCCTCAAAAATATCTTGCTGTTGTTTTCTTTCCAGACCTTGAAATACATCCGTTAACTCGGACGGGGACAAATACTGATAGACGAGTTTCCGTCTTTCTTGGTTCAATTGCCGGAATACATAACATTGATCCGTCGGATGAAGGGTAAGAAAATGGTTGCGAAATTGTTCCTTATCGGCATGTTTTAAATAAAAAAACAAGTAATAGATATACTCCTCGCGATTTTTAATATTCAAAGTCATCATCTTCTATCCCTCCTTCGCCAGGTTATAACTGCTCCACTTCTACAGATATCACATGATCATTGCGCTTGATTAAATAATAGATTTCCGAGGTGTACAGTCTTTCTGGAGCAGAGAGAGTCAGTTCCACCTGCTGATATCCCGAGTTCAAATCTGAAATTTTTATATGTCTAATTTTTAGATCTTTTTGTTTGTTGTCTTTTTCTTTTGCGGTCTGCACTGTTCCCTCGATGGTCTTAATAAGATCAGTCATCTTGAAATTCGCTTCCATTACAATTTTCACGGAAACATCCCTTTCACTCAGTTTGTCTGGACCGATCCTTTTGATGAGAACCGGCACCACATTCACCCCAAACAAAAGGAGACCTACGGTGTAAAACGCCTCTAGATAAAAACCGGCTCCCACAGCTATTCCCAATCCGGAGGCTGCCCATATCATCGCCGCTGAAGTCAGACCGGAGATGACATCGTTACTCCTTCGTAAAATGACCCCGGCACCGAGAAAACCCACGCCGCTTACAATTTGAGCCGCCAGTCGCATCGGGTCCCGATTGGACCCATTAAATTCAGTAAATTTCGTAATGGACTCAATGGAGACAAGCGTTATTAAACAACTGGCAACACAAATTACCATACTTGTAGTTAAACCGAGTCGCTTATGTTTTAACTGTCTGTCAATGCCGATCAACAATCCAATCAATAAGGCAAAGGATACTTTGATATAAAATTCAAATGTCATTCAAATCACCTACTTGGTCTTGTCTGGAACAGCTCCGGGTTCTTTTCCCAGTTCATGCTTAGTTTCCCTGGTTGGGAAAACGCCCAAACGTTATGAAGGGAAGTGGAGCGTTCTTTTGACCTTTTTATTTGTTGAAACAGATCGGAATCTGTGTGATTTCCAAAAATAATGGGTGATAGGTTGGTTTGTTGAGATGTATGATCTAGCATCGCGTATATCCCCTTTACAAAAGTTTGGTTGATGAAAACGAATTGCGGATGAAACATGCGACTATACGGCTCTGATTCCATACCTACCTATCACCCCCTACATAATCGTTAATTCACTAAAACTCCCCCTGATGATTTCAGTGGGAGTTTTAGTTTCGTAATTCGTACGAAACCTGATCACAATCCCCAAGATGGCTTTGGCACAATATCCGCCGTATATAAGCCTATCCTAAGAAGATCGCATGTCTTACAAATATTTGGGCTTAACTCTTGAATCGTTCTTGCCGAATGGAACCTGTTTCGATCTGCAATTCACCGGAACCCCGTATTAACGTTGTGGCATGCATTGTTTTCGGCTTCAGTATAGAAACCAAATAATCAATGGCAAGCTGCGGATCCACCGTCTCACCACAGGTGTAGCAATCCAAAGCAGCAAAACCTTTCTCGGGATAGGTATGAATGGAAAGATGGCTTTCGGACAATAAAACGAGTACGGTGGCTCCTTGTGGTTCGAATTGCTTCGATTGAATGGATAGTACCGTTGCACCGCATCGTTCCGCAGCTTCTACCAATTGGGCTTCCAACCATTCTGCATGATTTAATAGGTCAAAATCGACTCCCCATGTATCAACAGCAATATGTCTTCCGAAAGTAGAGAAACTCATCTTCAGACCTCCTTCCCAGCTGAAACGTAATCTGATTTCATCATTGTCCCAAAGCCAGTTGTACAGCCTTCACAATCAATAGAATGATCGCGATTAACAAATACACACGCAAAGTGACCATACCAATCTTACGAACTTTCGAAGATACCGGCTTCGGCAGCTCGCTCAGCGGTGCCATCCGCCAGGTATCAGGGTCCAATTTTTCCACAGGTTGTGCAGCTGCTTTCCCACGGCGAAGTAGCTGAGATATTCCGATAATCGCCAGTGCAGCGATCAGAATACCAAACAATACCATCGTTAGAAGACTGACATTCAAGTCTGGAAACAGGGTTGTGGACGCCAGAATTAAAGAAAGGACGACCAGAACGCCGACGATAATGGCACCTACCACATTAAGCCAGGGTTTATTCACCCAGGGACCGAGCACGGCTTTGTCGTTGCACAGCAGCAGCAGGAAAACGATAGCGCTAGGAAGCACGATACCGGCAAGCGCTTGTACAGCACTTGTAATTATGCCGAGAGGCGCATTCGGAATCATGACAATGCCTGCGGCGAGCACGATAGATAGGATGAAGCTGAGATAGAATCCCTTCGCATCCTTCCATTTGCGATGCAAGGAATGTTTAACGCCAAATACGTCGCCAAAAGCATAAGATGACGCAAGAGTTACAGCCGCTGCGCCAATGAGCGAAGCGTTGAGTAGAATGATCGCAAAAATGGAGCCTGATGCTGGTCCTATCATTTGGGCTATTCCGGCAGCGGCGGTACCTGCATCATTAAACTTTCCGACCAGATCTGTGCCGTTAAATGCAAACGCCGAAGCAGCGATTAAAGCTATCGCGCCAATGATAACCACAAAAGCCCCGATAATCGTATCCGCCCTTGCATACTTCATCCAGCGAGGGGTCAATCGTTTATCGATAACGTTAGATTGCTGGAAAAATAGCTGCCAAGGAGCAACCGTCGTCCCCACCATGGCAATGATCAGCAAGAGGACATTGGAATTCAAGCCACCTTGAACTCCAGGTATAAATAGGTCATGCAGTATCGGTCCCGCTTTCGGGTGGCTTAGAAAAGCAAGTGGAATGGCTAAAAAGTTCGTAATCACAAAAATATACAAAAATGCTTCCCATCTCTTGAAACTACCGGTGATGGTGATGGCAATGAGCAAGAGTGCTGAAAGCGGAACGGATAGGTACGTGGAGATGCCGAAATATTTCATCGACAAATCAATACCGATAAATTCAGTGACGAGAGTCATAAAATTCACAACGATCAGGTCCCCCACCGAAAACGCTCCCCAAAACTTCCCGAAACGTTCAAAA includes:
- a CDS encoding cation diffusion facilitator family transporter, whose amino-acid sequence is MGFGHHHGPDGNSHTHDKVDPSIIKSKEATKVLLISLVGLLITAIFQAIIVAISGSVALLADTIHNFGDALTSIPLWFAFMLSRKLPTKRFTYGLNRTEDIAGLIIVIVITFSALIAGYESVMRIIHGSTITHLGATAIAAIVGFVGNEIVAVYRIRMGKKMGSAALIADGHHARVDGITSLAVLVGVAGTWLGFPIIDPLVGLVITIMIVFIVKDSAKAVFTRLLDGIEPEIIDTITKSAYQIEGVQKVNDVKARWFGHEILAEITITTYSKISVKEGHEVVKNVIHRLQHDVEHLSKVQVHVDPVEEQGYSFHEHSHAAQHSHEHGHEKHHGGHSHDHTGKHVDLSTPTYPFKWAGVYELSVGDYEFTLNAGPDPAMLISLLPLAAPKKDAFKSAKIDVIEVFKREMQPLSIGGTFQPGRDLIQLLLDGAATFVVRINKAGSYVLFTEHHPDEFDAELRRNGTIIPISFQQAFPSAHAHAHHGHQHPHEEEKGHSHG
- a CDS encoding PadR family transcriptional regulator, which translates into the protein MDRELMKGSIDILLLSEIITQDKYGFEIMESLKKKSADTYYMSEGTLYTALKRNELKGLVVSYWTKVKGSGRRKYYHITDAGCTQLIKQLAEWQKLNSIIRRCSALNEKSSC
- the mgtE gene encoding magnesium transporter; amino-acid sequence: MMTLNIKNREEYIYYLFFYLKHADKEQFRNHFLTLHPTDQCYVFRQLNQERRKLVYQYLSPSELTDVFQGLERKQQQDIFEELDRHYRVSLLNELSADDAADFFEELPNSAATALFHQMSLEDVTNIKQLLSYNKETAGAIMTTEYVSVSPTDSVSHVLERLRMKEGKEAETIYYLYVVDDTRKLLGVVSLRDLITASRSRNINELMKSQVISVTTSTSQEKVAGMIADYNLLAIPVVIKHGELVGIVTFDDITHILEDPKDDAPDIEGTETKDGGTNTSLLATMKKRSPWIIAMIFIGFLAGQRIEILLKPEPTILVILALFVVLITNASRNIGVLRPLFQVVRTLTVKELDGHNLSRMLKREWFTGWLIGLESSIVLFALIFIFYRNLNLSLWVSITLLGTLMLSKGLGILSLYLLHRWNRNPAVAIGPLIMTISNMLGMLLYFFIASQFHFLN
- a CDS encoding MgtC/SapB family protein, whose translation is MTFEFYIKVSFALLIGLLIGIDRQLKHKRLGLTTSMVICVASCLITLVSIESITKFTEFNGSNRDPMRLAAQIVSGVGFLGAGVILRRSNDVISGLTSAAMIWAASGLGIAVGAGFYLEAFYTVGLLLFGVNVVPVLIKRIGPDKLSERDVSVKIVMEANFKMTDLIKTIEGTVQTAKEKDNKQKDLKIRHIKISDLNSGYQQVELTLSAPERLYTSEIYYLIKRNDHVISVEVEQL
- the speD gene encoding adenosylmethionine decarboxylase; the protein is MSFSTFGRHIAVDTWGVDFDLLNHAEWLEAQLVEAAERCGATVLSIQSKQFEPQGATVLVLLSESHLSIHTYPEKGFAALDCYTCGETVDPQLAIDYLVSILKPKTMHATTLIRGSGELQIETGSIRQERFKS